GCTTTGGGGTTCGCGAGCCACGTGTGTTCCAGGAAACGACCTGCCTGCCGCTGGGACTCGGACCTGGGGGGTTCGTACACGAGTTTGCCCACGGAGTTGGAGGCTGGACCCTGCAGGTCCTTCCAGGCCAGGGCTCTGCCTAGTGTCCCGTGTGCAGGAACTGCGCCGTACTGGCCTCTTCTTACAGAGGGGCCGGGTCTTGACCACTCCTCCCATCGGTAGGCGTGTAGGACAGATCCTTTTGAAAGGGGACGTGTTCACTTTTAGTGCAGACAATCACGACTAACTACACCTGAGGGTTGGTCCCCGCAGGTCCTGGCATCTCAGGCTGTAACTGGGCCGGCCTCTCTGTTCTAGGTTTGGGGGCCCAGCCTGCAGACAGTTCAGCAGTGGTGGTGCCTACCCCAACATCCCCCTCTCCACTGCCTTACCTGGAGTACCCAAGCCCGTTTTTGCCACGGTCGATGGACAGGAAAAGTTTGAGACCAGAGTGACCACGCTGGACAATGGACTTCGCGTGGCATCCCAAAATAAGTTTGGCCAGTTTTGTACTGTAGGAAGTAAGTACTGTCGGTGGTGGCGTGAGTGCATCCCTGGTGACCGTTCCTCGCAGTGAAAAGCGTGGTGCAAAGTTTGGAGACTTAGGAACCGGAATGTTGGTGGGATTTTTTCCCATCTTTATGTAACAAAATCTTCTAGCACAGATAAAAAGTTTGCCATTGCTTAAGTGTTGACTTAACGTGTGTTAGCTGCAAAACTGTCATCGCAATCAAGGGAGCAGACCTACCTGTCACCGTGTATATAGTTGAATCTGCCTATTTAGTTGTGTTCACAGTTTTAAGAGGTTTCTTTTGAACgtgtcttttcttttaaatgttgatttaatctgtcagcttttttttttgttttttgccagtTCTTATTAACTCAGGATCCCGATATGAAGCAAAATATCTTAGTGGAATCGCTCATTTCTTGGAAAAGTTGGCATTTTCGGTCAGTGTCCATTTTGTGAATTTTGAGAGGATAGTTGGGAAGAATCTGTATAATTTTGgctttttctaaaaatgattattttaataaatggcaCGTGTTTTGAAAGCAAAAGTAACTTTTTTCCCTAAAAAGCCATATTTCAGGGCTTGTTTTGGACTGCTGAAACCTAAGTAGGATTTCTAATTTGTTTTCCCCAGTCGACCGATCGCTTTGACAGCAAAGACGGGATCCTGCTCACCTTGGAAGAGCACGGGGGAATCTGTGACTGCCAGACCTCAAGGTACTGCAGCTGGTGCCCACGGGGACAGTGCTCATTCTTGAGGGCATCTGTGACTGCCAGACCTCAAGGTACTGCAGCTGGTGCCTACGGGGACAGTGCTCGTTCTTGGCCAAAGCATGGGGGCATCTGTGACTGCCAGACCTCAAGGTACTGCAGCTGGTGCCTACGGGGACAGTGCTCGTTCTTGGCCAAAGCATGGGGGCATCTGTGACTGCCAGACCTCAAGGTACTGCAGCTGGTGCCCACGGGGACAATGCTCGTTCTTGGCTGTAGTATCTCTGAGTCCTTCATCCGAGAGGCCGTGGAGGTCAGGACTGAGACAGGAGCCCTGGAGGCGGCAGAGCACACACACGAACACTCTTCCAGGGCCACGCAGTCCCCAGAAGCCTGCTCACCCTTTGATTTGAGCCAGGTGtaggctgggcactggggacacagaGTAGGCCCCATCCCCAAGATGCTCACTTAATCAGGCTGGAGGCCACACCACAGGTAGTGGACACCAGAGCCAGGAACCAAGGTGGTGAAGAGTGTGGAGGATGAGTGACTAACGTGGTCTGGAGTCAGGAAAAGGAACCACAGAAAACTTGATATGGGGGCTGCTGCTTGAAGGACTTTGCCAGACAGAACAAAAGGAGGAGGCTCAGACCCTGGGAGCAGGAGGTGCAGAGGCTCAGCCTAGGAGAGCAGTCCCCTGGGGATGGGGAGGTCCCGCGAGGCTGGAGCACACGCGTGTGGCGCCTGGGGCAAGGCCAGGCGGTGCTCGTCTCCCGGGTGTGGAGCACACGCGTGTGGTGCCTGGGGCAAGGCCAGGCGGTGCTCGTCTCCCAGGTGTGGAGCACACGCGTGTGGTGCCTGGGGCAGGGCCAGGCGGTGCTCGTCTCCCGGGTGTGGAGCACACGCGTGTGGTGCCTGGGGCAGGGCCAGGCGGTGCTCGTCTCCCAGGTGTGGAGCACACGCGTGTGGTGCCTGGGGCAGGGCCAGGCGGTGCTCGTCTCCCGGGTGTGGAGCACACGCGTGTGGTGCCTGGGGCAAGGCCAGGCGGTGCTCGTCTCCCGGGTGTGGAGCACACGCGTGTGGTGCCTGGGGCAGGGCCAGGCGGTGCTCGTCTCCCGGGTGTGGAGCACACGCGTGTGGTGCCTGGGGCAGGGCCAGGCGGTGCTCGTCTCCCGGGTGTGGAGCACACGCGTGTGGTGCCTGGGGCAGGGCCAGGCGGTGCTCGTCTCCCGGGTGTGGAGCACACGCGTGTGGTGCCTGGGGCAGGGCCAGGCGGTGCTCGTCTCCCGGGTGTGGAGCACACGCGTGTGGTGCCTGGGGCAAGGCTAGGCGGTGCTCGTCTCCCAGCTGTGGAGCACACGCGTGTGGTGCCCATCCAGAAAGCTCTGTTCAGCAGAAAGAGATGGGTGGGCAGAGAGCACACTTTTCTAAGTGGTTGATTATCTGAAGTCGCATGCTGaagaattagataaagaagataggATAAACACCATTAGCCAAGAATTAGAATGATCACAAAGGCAATTATTCACGTTTTCAAAAAAGGTGTTTTCAGAAACCTCTAGCTCCCCACTGCCCATTAGTGAAGTTCAGACTGCCTAGTGGTAGtagattttgtgtttttttttttttaattaattaatttttattcattttagagaggagagggagagaaagagagagagagagagagagagagagagaagagggggaggagctggaagcatcaaatcccatatgtgccttgaccaggcaagcccagggtttcgaaccggcgacctcagcatttccaggtcgacactttatccactgcaccaccacaggccaggcagatttTGTGTTTTTGCCTCAGATCTCTTTCTTTGACTTCTGGTCAAGCAGGCCCATGTCCGGAGCCTGATGAGCCCAGATGTTTCCAGCTTGGGCCTTCATTCCTGCTGCCGGCCCACATGGTCCCGCAGCCCCACTGAGAACGGCCCCTCCTGTGCAGAggctctgtggccctggcctCCTCCTGTCCCCATGGCAACTGTGTCTGTTCTGCACAATCTTCCCTTGACTGCGCCGTTTTGTGGTTCTGTGGTTGGCATGCCTGTGGCTGCCCTCAGTGGCTCAGTATGGCCGTCTGACCACAGTGCCTCGTGCTGTGAGCTGATGCCACCACCAGCCATCTGGGGCCAGTCGGCTCCTGCAGGAGACACACCACGGGACGCGGTGGTTCACCGTACAGAGCCAGGCTGGAGAAAACCTCAGGGCTGCCTCTCGTCCAGTCTGCCTGCACGGTCTGAGTGCAGCTGTGGTCCCCACCCTGTGAGCCGGGAACAGGGAGAGGCCCCGAGTGTGTGCTGACCGTGCCGCCCAGCGATGACGAGTCCCCGCGGGCACacgcctgcctggcctcagcgCCGTGTTGGTTTTGTAGAGACACCACCATGTACGCTGTGTCTGCTGCTTCCTCGGGCCTGGACACGGTGGTGGGCTTGCTGGCTGACGTGGTCCTGCACCCCCGGCTCACAGGTGTGCGCACGGGCCGCGTGAGGGGCTGGGGGGGTGGCGACACGGGGAGGTGTGGCGGGCACTGCCATGGGGCAAGTGCTGCGTTGCCGGAGCCCTCCGCTCACCTGCCTGCAAGCTGGCGCAGTCTCGCTGGGCGGGAAAGTCTTGGTGCCTGGTGCCCCCGGGCACCACCCTGCACCCTCTGACCTGTCCCTGCCTAGTCCCTCCCTCTGCGTACACGTGGCAGGACTCTGAGTCTGCTGCTGCAGCCGGTCTGACTGCTGCTGTTCGTGCCGCTGGCCTGCCCGGTGCCGCAGGTCCACGTCCAGGTCTTTCTGGCTCTTGGTGCAGTTAGCTGACACAGCCTGCTCCTTGTTCCCTGTGTACTGTCACACGCTTGTCATCGTGTCCTCACACAGCGCGGGGCTAGGTCTGGGCCCAGTGCTTCCCAGAGAGGAAGCCCGGGTCCACTGCGGGGCGCTCTCCCTCTGGCTCATGTGTGTCCCTTGGCCGGCCTGCCccagacagaggcagaggagaCCACCGAGGACGCATACCCGGCTCTTGTGGACCTCTGTGATCGGAGCCTTGTCCTTGTGTCCTTTGCAGAGGAGGAGATTGAGATGGCTCGAATGACTGTCCAGTTTGAGTTGGAGGACCTTCACATGCGGCCTGACCCGGAACCACTTCTCACCGAAATGATTCACGAGGTGAAGTGGAGCTCACGGCTGCCGCACCTCCGCACCAGTGACCCTGCGCCcaggcagctggggggggggggcagcagcttGCCTGGCGTCCCCACAGGGCGCAGGAATTGGTGGGACATTCTCAGTTCCTGTATCTGCTGTGTGAGGGTTAAACTTCCCAGTTCTTACGGTAACAAGCTCTTGCTCAATTCGTCTCTATAGTGAGCCCCTGGTTTCCGTCCTGGAGAGGTTTCACTTTTCTAGTAAACACACGAGGCTGGTGCAGCCCGACTGGCTAAGCGGAGCCGCTGCAGGTGTCTGGAGGATGGCCGGGTGGCCCTCGTCGAGGGAAGCTGGTGTGTTCTCTTCACTCGTGTTTCTCTCGCTTCCGTTGTCAGGCCGCTTTCAAGGGAAACACAGTTGGCCTGCACCGCTTCTGCCCCACGGAGAACATAGCGAAGATTGACCGAGGGGTGCTGCACGCCTACATGAGGAACTACTACACGCCGGACCGCATGGTGCTGGCGGGGGTGGGCGTCGAGCACGAGCACCTGGTGGAGTGCGCCCGGAAGTACCTGCTGGGCGCCCGGCCCGCCTGGGGCAGCGAGGCGGCTGTGGATGTGGACCGGTCGGTCGCACAGTACACCGGGGGGCTCGTCAAGGTAAAGGGGACCAGAGACCGTGGCCTCAGGCTGTAGACAGTACACCGGGGGGCTCGTCAAGGTAAAGGGGACCAGAGACCGTGGCCTCGGGCTGTAGACAGTACACCGGGGGGCTCGTCAAGGTAAAGGGGACCAGAGACCGTGGCCTCGGGCTGTGGACAGGACACCAGGGGGCTCGTCAAGGTAAAGGGGACCAGAGACCGTGGCCTCGGGCTGTGGACAGACTCGGTGTGTGGTTTGTTTCTGTCCTTGTCCTGAGGGGTTAGAGTGACCTGTGCACTGTGGCTGTTCCCGGAGCACGTCCTGGGCTGAGCACGCCACGCGTGTCCCCCCTGAAGCCAACCCTGGGCTCGCTGGGACGTGGCTTCCCTGTGGGGTGGGCTCAGGGCAGATGGGACCCGAGACGCGGCCGAGGCTGGTTCCCCGTCGACGCTTCCTGTTTACAGGTGGAGAGAGACATGTCCAACGTCAGCCCGGGCCCTGCCCCGTTCCCTGAGCTCACGCACATCATGATCGGCCTGGAGAGCTGCTCCTTCCTGGTAAGCCCCGCCCCTGCGCACCCTGCACCCTGGACCCTGCGGTCCCCTCGGCGAGCTCTGGCCCCTCTCCCCACAGGAGGCGGACTTCATCCCCTTCGCGGTGCTGAACATGATGCTGGGCGGCGGAGGCTCCTTCTCGGCCGGGGGGCCCGGCAAGGGCATGTTCACCAGGCTCTACCTCAACGTGCTCAACAGGTGGGCCGCGCCTCCCACCACGCCGTCAGAGCCACGGGCCCCGCGGAGGGGTGTTGGGCCGTGACGTCATTTTCCCGGGGTTCTTGCCCTGTGTCCCCGCAGGCACCACTGGATGTACAACGCGACCGCCTACCACCACAGCTACGAGGACACGGGCCTCCTGTGCATCCACGCCAGCGCCGACCCCAGACAGGTGAGGCCGCCTGCTGCCTCCACGCAGCCTAGAGACGAAGCCGCTCCGTGGGCGCGGGCATTTCCCTGCTGGGCCGCGCAAACCCtcacgctccccccccccccccccgcaggtgCGCGAGATGGTGGAGATCATCACCAAGGAGTTCATCCTCATGGGGGGAACCGTGGACGTGGtgagtgcagcagggggccgttTCCCATGCCCCACAGTGCCGGGCGGCTGGCCTCTGTCCCGATGCCCCTGTCTCAGCCAGAGCAGCGCGGCCCCTGGTTCGTGCTGCCCATGGTTGAGCTCGTCCCTGCGGGGAGCCCTCCCTGGTCTTTACCTGGCACCCTGTCCGCTTGCACCTGGCTGGCGCCGGCTGTCTGGTACCCTCAGCATCACTGAAAGCAACATTGCAGACCAGCCTGTGCGTCCTCCTCACCCACcccgagccccccaccccaggccgtGCGCGTCAGAGTCAGAGCCACAGCGTCGCAGAGCCATGTGCGTCAGAGTGGCCACTTGGGGCTCCCCTAGCTCTTCACGTTCTCAGTGCACAGCTCAGTTTTGGATCCCTTACGTGTCCAGAACCTTGTTAACTTCCTGGGCCCAAACCGGGCCTGGCCGGTACACGTAGCGGTTGTGCACACACGTGCTCTCAGACGAGCCCGGCGTGTGCCTCACTCTCAGTCTTACTTTCTGCACGGTCATGCTTCTGCAGTAATCACACAGACCCtttctgtgtgtgagagagaagcgCTATTTAAATGTGACAGTGTGTCTGAAAGTCACCTTTAGACCTTGAGCGTCCTGCTGGAGAAGGAGGTCTCCTGCGTACGTGGGGTCAGTTTGAGGGAAATGACATATTTGcctaaagttttgaaaataaaatgacctgTCCTAAATTAGGaattatttcactttaaaaacgACAGAAACTAGGccccagccggttggctcagtggtagagcgtcggcctggcgtgcaggagttccagcttcaattcccggccagggcacacaggagaagtgcccatctgcttctccaccccgcccccctccttcctctctgtctctctcttcccctcccacagccgaggctccattggagcaaagttggcccgggcgctggggatggctctgtggcctctgtctcaggcgctagaatggctctgattgcggcagagcgatgcccctggtgggcgtgccgggtggatcccagtcgggcgcatgcaggagtctgtctgactgcctccctgtttccagattcagaaaaaaaaaacgacAGAAACCCAACCGCCAGTCTGTGCGGTACTTTTTTTCGAAGTCTGTCGGGTCCCAGAGTCCTGGGTCGTCTTCTCACGAGCGGCTTCCGTGCCCTCGAACCCTGGGCTGGGCTTCATGAACCGATTTGGCCAGACCCAGTGTTACGTTTCACACTTGCTCAGAAGGGCTCACAGCACAGGGTTGGTAGATGGAGCTGGTCTCAGTTTCCCAGGGAGTGCAGTGGACAGGAGGCGCCGTGGGTCTGGGGGGAGCCCCTGGTCCGCACTGAATCCATCTTCCTCACGGTTGTGACGCGTGGCCAGCCTTGGAGTCCTGGAGCTTGAGCACTTGACCTTTCACCCTTTCTGTGCTGCCTGGCACACTTTCTAAACGGGGGCCAGAGCTCAAGGGAAGCAGCATTCTTGCTTATGTCAAACATGGCAAAGGCCCCGTACAGCGCACTTCCAGCCCCGCCCAGAGGGCgcgcagaggaagggaggggctgCGGTGCCCCAGGTGCAGCCCGGGCTCTGGACCCCCAGGTGGAGCTGGAGCGAGCCAAGACGCAGCTGATGTCCATGCTCATGATGAACCTGGAGTCCCGGCCGGTCATCTTTGAGGACGTGGGGAGGCAGGTGCTGGCGACCCGCTCCAGGAAGCTGCCTCACGAGCTGTGCGCGCTCATTCGTGAGTACCACGCTTGCAGTCCGATGCCAAGTGCCCTGGCCCAGGTGGCTCACCAGCGCGTGGCCTCTGCGGCTCTGGCCGGTGTCTGTGCTGAGGGTTCCGTGGCCTCCCACGAGGGACCTGAGGAGGTCTCTGAACTCCTTCCGATTGTGTGCCAGGTTTTATTTGCTTGTGAGTCTTTAGGAAACAAGTTTCTCTTAGTTTTTTCAGATCCTCAAAGGGTCTGTGATCCCCGCGGGTCAGCACTGTGTCATGATGTGAGTCACCTGGCGTGAAGCTGGCACAGCTTTGTAGTGTCCCCTGGACTTAGAATCCGGTGGGGAATCCCTCAGGCCCTTGAGTAGGACTGTGCCCCATCTCTCTGTGGCCTTGTCTTCCGTAGCGAAACAAACACTGGGTGCAGTGCCCGGGGTCTGGGTTCCGGCCTCCCTGCCCAAGGCTGGTGTGCAGGCCTTGGCCCTTGTTCCCCCTTCCCTTCGGTCCTGCCGTCCGGAGGGTGACTGTCCTGTTGGGGTGAGCATGTCCTGATGCATCTGAAAGTCCTTTTAAACCACAGACACTTCCCCATTTCCCAGGAAAACTCACTACTGTCCTTCCGCCCTGACCCACCGTGCAGTCCACAGACAGCTGCTCCTGGACCCACGGAGTCCTCAGCACCTCCTGGGTGGTGGTGGCAGCAGATTAGCCCCTGGGGTCCCCTCGCTCCGCTGAGTGAGCTGGAGACACAGAATGGGTGTGGGTGTCAGGCCTTCCCTGTCCTCTGTTCTCTGGGCCAGGTGACGTGACACCGGAGGACATCAAGCGAGTGGCCTCCAGGATGCTGCGCAGGAAGCCAGCCGTGGCTGCGCTGGGCGACCTGAGCAACCTGCCTACCTACGAGCACGTCCAGGCGGCGTTGGCCAGCAGAGACGGGCGCCTGCCCAGGATCTACCGGCTCTTCCGGTAGACGGGGGAGGGAATGTTTGCACACGTTTCTTTGGAGGTGAATTTAGTGCAAAAACTCACAAATGGTGCAGACCATGGGACGCTTCCCCAAGCGTGAACACGTTTCCTGTGGTCGGGCACAGCTCTCAGCGCCCCCCTGGCTGGACGTGCGCGCGTGAATACACGCCTGCCTGCGCCCCAGCTCCGACCAGGAGGGCTCCCCGCAGCTGCAGCTCGGAGACCAGGTCTGCGCCTCTCGGGTCTCCGCAGGCAGGGCCATCTGTCTCCTCACCAGTGTCACCAAGGCCGTAGGCCTGTGCAGGTCTCACTGGGCACCATGGCAGTGCCCGGGCAAGGCCAGGCTAGGGCACGTGGTCTGCCTCACGACGTGGCAGTGACGCCCTGGGTAAAGTGCTCCTCCGTCCACCCTCGCAGGCTGGGGGTGTGAAAAGCCCGTCTCAACTCTCCTAAGCCTCGGCACCAACGTGGCCAGGCCCCTTCCTGAGAACCCTCAGTTTGACCCCAAGTTGGGAAGCCTCTTGCCGTTTATTGAAAGGTGGGTTCCGAGTCCAGAGGTGCTGGACTGTAGTAGGTGGGAGGGGCTTCTGGGACTCAGTCAGTGGTCACGCTGTGGTCAGTGGTCACGCTCTGGTCAGTGGGGAGACTCGGGGACTGGAggttcaggaggggagaggtcgTACGACTTTGGGAACAGGACagatagtggttctcaaacatccACAGCAGCCCTAGGTTCTGCATGGGACGGTCTGGGGACGCTGAACCCAGGGGTAGTTCCATCCACCGTAACTTGGGACAGTGCCCTGGCACATGGCCATCAGCGTTGCCAGGTGATTGGAGGAGAGGGTGGTCTCCACATCACCTTACCTGTGCCCCTAAGAAGTCCAGCCCTGCAGCACTGATTGGGGGGTTTTAGGAAGCCAAATAAACGTGTACTTGTTACTTCTGCAACCTGGTTATTCTGCCGGGGCCTGTCAGGTGCCCTACAGCACACCAGCCCAGGTGACCACTTCCCGGGCAAGTGTCGGCCTCCACTTGCCTCTGCACCTGCTGTTGGTCACATGGCCCCCTGGGGCGGTCAGGTTCAGGTAGTCCAGCGGACTTTTGTGGGTGGACTTCCCTGGTGGCTACCACTCTGGGAAAGGACCTGGCAGTGGACAGAGGAAGGGTCAGGAGTTTAGCTGCCACTGAGTGAGCGTTGAGGCCGGGGAAGCCCAGGTCCCCTGCCAAGTTCTGCAGGGCTGGAGGCGGCTTCCACCTGCCCAGCAGCCTGGCGCACCATGAGCCTGCTCGTGACCAGACAGACGTGTGCTGAGGAAGCTGGCCACCCGCCCCCTTCAGGGTCAGTGTTCCTTCAGCGGGACCTGCCTGGACCTCACCTTgtgtctcctcctccctgccatccTTCCAGCTCAATCCATGTCACCCCCAGACTTCCGCCTGCTGGCCCTGTCAGCTCACATCGTGTTTCCCAGGGTGGTCCAGCTGGCGGTCACTTGCCAGCCGCAGCACCTGCACAGCCTGTCGGGTGAGGGCAGGCTCCAGAAACCACGCTCAGTGACCCGTGTCGGTCACATCAATGGTCTCTcaaccatttatccggcctcttTTCCAGATCACTTGTATTATCTACTGAAATTCCATCCATCTAAAACCTAACGCTAGGGTGAAGTCCATCACTTCTGACCCACAGTTTTACTATGTGTGTGATGATCACCCCAGAGCAGCTTGGTCCTGGGCCAACCTGATGTTTTCAGTCACATTAAACTAACGTGTTTTGGGCCAGACCCAACACCTAGTGAGAATGGTCAAGTTGTCCTTAGTTTCAGGTCCCACTGCCACAGAAATCTTTGTGAGAGACTTCCAGTTAACCGATTCGAAACTCAATGGCACGTTCATTCACTTCAGCAGGATTTTCTATGTGCAGAGAGTCAGAGCAGCTGCTTGAAAGGAGATGGGGCGGGCTGCCCTCTGGTTCCTCCCGCCTGCGTTGGGATCGCGTCACCCTGCTTTTTAAAACTTACAGTGGAGGCCggtgctctggggagctgggtgtACTCGTCCACAGAGCTGACTTTGTTGTGGTTCGCTCACATCTCGAGTATCCACTTTCCCGTTGACACCTCAGAGCAGTGGACGGGGCGTGAACGGGACAGAAATGGGACGGCACAAAACCAGCAGGACTGAGGTGCGGGGACTCCCTTTTCTTACAAGGACACAGGACAGGTTCTATGTACAGGTGGTTTCTTTCTAGGACTCACACTCTGGCCAGAAAGTGTTTCTGATtcaatatatgcatttatttaaaaatataaatatggaaaaataaataattgaaaacattAGATGGGAGCCCCTAGTTTTTCCCACACTCAGAAGCGTATGCTTTTTAGAAAAGCCCGGGTTAGAGGGACAGCAGGCTCTGAGCAGAACTCCAGGTGTGGGGTGCTGGCCTGGGGGACGGTGAGAACTCCCTGGCTGGTGAGCGCACTGCTGTGAGCATCATCCGTGGCTGACGTGGGGGCAGAACCGAGAACGGGGAGGTGGCATCATGGCTGAAGGGCTTGTCCAGCCCTAAAACATCGGCCACAGCCCCCTCGTCCCAGCCCAGCACTGGGGACCATGGCTACTCCCCGGTCATTGTCTGGCTTCCACCTGTGGTCCTGGTCCGAACACGTGCCATGGGCCCCCCACTGAGAGCGGCCTGCTTGGTCCCAGGCCAGCTGTGCTCGGACGAGGAAGGGCAGGAGGAAAGAGACCTGGACGCTGGACGCTGGGGCGTCCACGGGTGCACAAACTCGGAGGAGGCGAGGGTCAGTGTGGGCTCTGCTGCTGGCTTCAAAGGGGAGTTCCCCTAAGTGACGATGACAGGTGTGGGCGGACAGTGTTGGGCCCAAGCTCCACCTGCCATGAGCAGGGAGCCGGGACATGtgcagggaggacatgggagcaAGTCCTGGGTTCTGGGGTGGGGCTGTGAACTGCGGGCCCTGCCGTCCAGCCCCGAAGGGCTCTGCTAAGGAGGGAGGACGGACGGCCTCCAGCTGCGGTTGGCATCCCCAGAGGCTGAGCCCTCCCAGGGGCGTCTCCTCACCCTTCGCGGGGTTCTTGCAGTGGCCTGCGGCCCAGCTCGCTCCCTTGGGCGAGCTCCCTCAGGAAACGGTGCAGACGGCACTGGCAGGCTGTGTCTTCAGGGCCTGCTGTCTCTGGATTTCTTTGGAAATCCGCCTTTTAATTCCTATCAGGTACAGTTCACGGTCAAACTTGCCAGCAGCCAGTGGAATGCTGTGGATACAAGAGCCGTCAGGAAGGAGGGCTGAGGCCGCCCGAGGGGTGCCAGCACCCTGCCGAGTCTCAGGCTGCCGGCCCACACCCCCAGAGTGACGCTGTGAGCGTCAGAGTGACACTGTGAGCCAGGCTGGCTCTGCTGAGATGACCAGAGGTCCGGCCACCTCTGGGGGCGCACGGGCCGGGCCGGGTCCCGACCCCGTGGCGTGTCGCTCATGTGACAGCTGCTTCGGATCCGTCCATGGCTGCGACCCCTGGTGGGGCAGCCGGCACCCTGCTCCTGTCTGGGGGTGTCAGGACGCAGAGACAATGGCCTGCACCAAGGTCTGAAGATGGTACCCTCCAGGAGTAGGCCCGGGTTCTGCTTTGTCCCagaaccaccccccaccccggccctgGCTGCGAGCCCCAAGAGAAGGCCAGGAACACTGACTTGTCTCTGCCTGGCCGCACTTTCACCCGGAACAGGCCATACACAGGGCGGTGGTCA
The DNA window shown above is from Saccopteryx bilineata isolate mSacBil1 chromosome 2, mSacBil1_pri_phased_curated, whole genome shotgun sequence and carries:
- the PMPCA gene encoding mitochondrial-processing peptidase subunit alpha isoform X1; the encoded protein is MAAMVLAAARLLRGSRSCGSSRPRFGGPACRQFSSGGAYPNIPLSTALPGVPKPVFATVDGQEKFETRVTTLDNGLRVASQNKFGQFCTVGILINSGSRYEAKYLSGIAHFLEKLAFSSTDRFDSKDGILLTLEEHGGICDCQTSRDTTMYAVSAASSGLDTVVGLLADVVLHPRLTEEEIEMARMTVQFELEDLHMRPDPEPLLTEMIHEAAFKGNTVGLHRFCPTENIAKIDRGVLHAYMRNYYTPDRMVLAGVGVEHEHLVECARKYLLGARPAWGSEAAVDVDRSVAQYTGGLVKVERDMSNVSPGPAPFPELTHIMIGLESCSFLEADFIPFAVLNMMLGGGGSFSAGGPGKGMFTRLYLNVLNRHHWMYNATAYHHSYEDTGLLCIHASADPRQVREMVEIITKEFILMGGTVDVVELERAKTQLMSMLMMNLESRPVIFEDVGRQVLATRSRKLPHELCALIRDVTPEDIKRVASRMLRRKPAVAALGDLSNLPTYEHVQAALASRDGRLPRIYRLFR
- the PMPCA gene encoding mitochondrial-processing peptidase subunit alpha isoform X2 → MKQNILVESLISWKSWHFRRPIALTAKTGSCSPWKSTGESVTARPQDTTMYAVSAASSGLDTVVGLLADVVLHPRLTEEEIEMARMTVQFELEDLHMRPDPEPLLTEMIHEAAFKGNTVGLHRFCPTENIAKIDRGVLHAYMRNYYTPDRMVLAGVGVEHEHLVECARKYLLGARPAWGSEAAVDVDRSVAQYTGGLVKVERDMSNVSPGPAPFPELTHIMIGLESCSFLEADFIPFAVLNMMLGGGGSFSAGGPGKGMFTRLYLNVLNRHHWMYNATAYHHSYEDTGLLCIHASADPRQVREMVEIITKEFILMGGTVDVVELERAKTQLMSMLMMNLESRPVIFEDVGRQVLATRSRKLPHELCALIRDVTPEDIKRVASRMLRRKPAVAALGDLSNLPTYEHVQAALASRDGRLPRIYRLFR